In Mercurialis annua linkage group LG5, ddMerAnnu1.2, whole genome shotgun sequence, a single genomic region encodes these proteins:
- the LOC126680473 gene encoding LOW QUALITY PROTEIN: coniferyl alcohol acyltransferase (The sequence of the model RefSeq protein was modified relative to this genomic sequence to represent the inferred CDS: inserted 2 bases in 1 codon): protein MEAEAGKLEVHITGKSIVKASKQLQKPYILALSHLDLLSGRFPVTYLYFYPNPQTASFPTIINSLKRSLAETLSYYYPFAGRIVQNPITTEPEIICNNDGALLIEGHADISLKKLDFYNLNHFLQSKLVSIDSDFPLHIQVTSYSCGGISITFTFDHALGDATSFGKFLFSWSEIAQNKTLSCIPNHQRELYPRCPPIYHPSLDHIFVKCTIEDIKTIPQKNILLKRLYHIDVSSINKLQHIAXNGSKRTKIEAFSAYIWKIMVTAIDEKHDRCKMGWLVDGRGRIYGNQNSMSNYIGNILSVTVGEASVAQLKQGSLSDIATNVHEAILKVTNEEHFQDVIDWVECHRPGLMLPNIVLGCGGPAIVLSSGRRFPVAELNFGFGSPALGTVCSTIEKIGVGYFNQRPSAQGDGSWTVSAIIWPELAAALESDLIFEPMSASHLQL from the exons ATGGAGGCAGAAGCAGGAAAGTTGGAAGTTCACATCACTGGAAAGAGCATTGTTAAAGCAAGCAAGCAATTGCAGAAGCCTTATATACTAGCCCTATCCCACCTCGACCTACTTTCCGGCCGTTTTCCTGTTACATACTTGTACTTCTATCCTAACCCGCAAACTGCTAGCTTTCCCACTATCATCAACTCTCTAAAGCGCTCCCTTGCTGAAACTCTGAGTTACTACTACCCCTTTGCTGGTCGAATAGTTCAAAATCCAATAACTACGGAGCCTGAGATCATATGCAATAACGATGGTGCTCTGTTGATCGAAGGCCATGCCGATATCTCCTTGAAGAAACTAGACTTCTACAATCTTAATCATTTTCTGCAAAGCAAACTTGTTTCAATCGACTCTGATTTCCCTTTGCACATCCAAGTCACAAGTTACAGTTGCGGTGGCATTTCAATAACATTCACATTTGATCATGCACTAGGTGACGCAACTTCTTTTGGCAAATTCTTGTTCTCATGGTCTGAAATTGCTCAAAACAAGACGCTGTCTTGCATTCCTAACCATCAAAGAGAACTTTATCCGCGTTGCCCACCGATTTATCATCCTTCTTTGGATCATATTTTTGTTAAGTGTACAATCGAAGACATTAAAACCATACCGCAAAAGAACATCTTGCTTAAGCGGCTTTACCATATTGATGTCTCCAGCATCAATAAGCTGCAACATATTGC AAATGGCAGCAAGAGAACCAAAATTGAGGCCTTCTCAGCCTACATATGGAAGATTATGGTCACAGCTATTGATGAAAAGCATGATAGGTGCAAGATGGGATGGTTAGTTGATGGCCGCGGTCGAATATATGGAAATCAGAATTCAATGTCGAACTACATCGGAAACATACTGTCTGTGACTGTTGGAGAGGCAAGTGTTGCACAACTCAAACAAGGATCCCTTTCAGATATTGCTACAAATGTTCATGAAGCCATACTAAAGGTTACCAATGAGGAGCATTTCCAGGATGTAATTGATTGGGTTGAATGCCACAGGCCTGGTTTGATGCTGCCAAATATCGTGTTAGGATGTGGCGGCCCAGCCATTGTGTTGTCATCAGGTAGGAGGTTCCCGGTAGCTGAACTTAACTTTGGGTTTGGCAGTCCTGCTTTAGGCACAGTCTGTTCTACAATAGAAAAAATTGGAGTTGGCTACTTTAACCAAAGACCAAGTGCTCAGGGCGATGGCTCATGGACTGTGTCAGCAATCATATGGCCAGAATTAGCTGCAGCCCTCGAGTCTGACCTTATTTTTGAACCCATGTCAGCCAGTCATCTTCAACTGTGA
- the LOC126680469 gene encoding pentatricopeptide repeat-containing protein At4g19440, chloroplastic, whose protein sequence is MDLRRVSIIKPLFLNPPILRPLTFITTTTNTQNQKPPDNDAKAAGTAPNQTLINLVSSLLSNPSLSFSESRKLLLQLSPHQFDHSFLALGSNVNVKTSLNFFHFASKACNFHFTVSSYCLLIRLLVSSGLSSPARLLLIRLIDGKLPALYQNDLKTRHFEIGSVFVHLRFTGRVVDLLLHVYITQFKHLGFGVSVELLSLLGDKGLFPSPKTLNFLLSSLVRGNEIKMCYQVFDIMCRGGVVLDVYLFSTMINVFCIGRRVDDALELFVKMGEVGVAPNVVTYNNIIHGLCKNGRLDEAFLFKEKMVKERVQPSLVTYGVLINGLVKLERFDEANCILKEMTDRGFSPNNVVYNTLIDGYCRIGNISLALQIRDHMITNGFCPNSVTCNSLIQGFCKSNQIENAECLLEEMLSGGCLVINQGAFTSVIHQLCLKGRFDSALRFVREMLIRNLKPNDSLLTVLVSGLCQNGKQSEAIELWYGLFEKGFAATAITSNALIHGLCEAGSTQDAAKLLKDMLDRGLVLDRISYNSLILGCCKEGKVEEGFKLKEEMVTRGIRPDTCTYNLLLHGLFNTGKIEEAGRLWHECKINGHVPNVYTYGVMIDGYCKANEVKEGEKLFTEMISTKMELNSVVHNILIRAYCNNGNMMEAFRLRDDMRSRDIPRTSATYSSLIYGLSNIGLADNANQLLDEMRKEGILPNVICYTALIGGYCKLGQMHKVDNVLQEMSLNNIDPNKITYTVMINGYCKLGNMTQAVKLLNEMDQKGIVPDAITYNALTHGFCKEGKVEEALRVCDLMSTKGVFLDEITYTTLIDGWRLPSVVTNQE, encoded by the coding sequence ATGGATTTAAGAAGAGTCTCAATTATCAAACCCCTCTTTTTAAATCCTCCAATACTCCGCCCTCTAACATTTATAACCACAACCACCAATACCCAGAACCAGAAACCACCTGATAATGACGCCAAGGCAGCAGGAACAGCTCCTAATCAGACTCTAATCAATTTGGTTTCTTCTCTTCTCTCAAACCCATCTCTTAGTTTTTCTGAAAGCAGAAAACTTTTACTCCAATTGTCTCCTCATCAATTTGATCACTCTTTTCTTGCTCTTGGATCAAATGTGAACGTTAAAActtctttaaatttctttcATTTTGCTTCCAAGGCCTGTAATTTTCATTTCACTGTGAGTTCCTATTGCCTTCTGATTAGATTGCTTGTTTCCTCCGGTCTTTCATCACCTGCCAGGTTGCTTTTGATTCGTTTAATTGATGGAAAGTTACCGGCTTTATATCAAAATGATCTCAAAACAAGGCATTTTGaaattggttcggtttttgtTCATTTGCGTTTCACTGGTAGAGTAGTGGATTtgttattacatgtttatattaCACAGTTTAAGCATCTTGGTTTTGGTGTTAGCGTTGAGTTGTTGAGTTTGTTGGGTGATAAGGGTTTGTTTCCATCTCCTAagactttaaattttttgttgagCTCTTTAGTGAGAGGAAATGAGATTAAAATGTGTTATCAAGTGTTTGATATTATGTGTCGTGGCGGTGTTGTTCTCGATGTGTACTTGTTTAGTACTATGATTAATGTGTTTTGTATCGGACGTAGAGTGGATGATGCTCTTGAATTGTTTGTTAAAATGGGGGAGGTGGGTGTTGCTCCGAATGTTGTtacttataataatattatacatGGGTTATGCAAGAATGGGAGATTAGATGAGGCGTTTCTGTTTAAAGAAAAGATGGTTAAAGAGAGAGTGCAACCGAGTCTTGTAACTTACGGCGTACTCATTaatggtttggttaaattggaaagatttgacgaagctaactgTATTTTGAAGGAAATGACTGATAGAGGTTTTTCGCCTAACAATGTTGTGTACAACACATTAATTGATGGATATTGTAGGATAGGTAATATTAGCTTGGCACTACAAATTAGAGACCATATGATTACCAATGGTTTCTGTCCCAATTCAGTTACTTGCAATTCACTTATACAAGGTTTTTGCAAGAGTAATCAAATAGAAAATGCGGAATGTCTTTTGGAGGAAATGTTATCAGGAGGTTGTCTAGTGATAAATCAGGGTGCATTTACTTCAGTTATTCATCAGCTATGTTTGAAGGGTAGGTTCGACTCTGCTCTTCGTTTTGTTAGGGAGATGTTAATAAGAAACTTAAAGCCTAATGATAGTTTGCTGACTGTGTTGGTATCTGGACTCTGTCAGAATGGTAAGCAATCTGAGGCAATTGAACTTTGGTATGGGCTATTTGAGAAAGGTTTTGCAGCCACTGCAATAACCTCAAATGCTCTAATTCATGGACTTTGTGAAGCTGGTAGCACGCAAGATGCTGCCAAGCTTCTCAAGGATATGTTAGACAGAGGTTTAGTGTTGGACAGGATCTCATATAACTCGCTTATACTGGGGTGCTGCAAAGAAGGTAAAGTTGAGGAAGGCTTTAAACTTAAGGAAGAGATGGTCACAAGGGGAATTCGTCCAGACACATGTACATATAATTTGCTTCTACATGGGCTTTTTAATACAGGTAAAATAGAAGAAGCTGGCAGGCTTTGGCATGAATGCAAAATAAATGGTCATGTTCCAAATGTTTATACATATGGGGTGATGATTGATGGATACTGTAAAGCCAACGAAGTTAAAGAGGGTGAGAAGTTGTTTACAGAGATGATTTCTACAAAAATGGAACTAAATTCTGTAGTTCACAATATACTAATCCGAGCATATTGTAATAATGGGAATATGATGGAAGCCTTTAGACTTAGAGATGACATGAGAAGTAGAGACATTCCGCGAACCTCTGCCACTTATTCTTCTCTTATATATGGACTCTCCAATATTGGTCTCGCCGACAATGCAAATCAACTTCTCGATGAAATGAGAAAGGAGGGCATTTTACCTAATGTCATTTGCTATACTGCCCTTATTGGTGGTTACTGTAAGCTAGGGCAGATGCATAAAGTTGATAATGTTTTGCAGGAAATGTCATTGAATAACATTGATCCTAATAAAATTACTTACACTGTCATGATAAATGGGTATTGTAAGTTGGGGAATATGACACAAGCAGTTAAGCTTCTGAATGAGATGGATCAAAAAGGAATCGTTCCTGATGCCATCACATATAATGCCCTTACACATGGGTTTTGCAAAGAAGGGAAGGTAGAGGAAGCTCTTAGAGTTTGTGATCTTATGTCCACCAAAGGAGTATTTCTAGATGAAATTACATATACAACATTGATAGATGGGTGGCGTCTGCCATCAGTAGTCACGAACCAGGAATAA